Genomic DNA from Candidatus Binatus sp.:
CGACCAGTCGCATCATGCCGAAACGCCGCGGATCGTTGTAAACCAGGCGCGACGAATCGTCGAGCGCAAATTCAACGTGATCGTGTTTGGGATCGAACTCCGCATCGCTGAAATCTTCCCCGCGATGGATCAAGCTGCCGCTCATCCCGAGATGCACCAGCATCACGTGGTCGCCGTCGAGCTCGATAATCAGATATTTCGCGCGCCGCGACAGCTTGATGATTTGCCGTCCTGCGACCGCGGCCGCAAAGTCCGCGACGATTCGCCTTCTCAGCCGCGCCTCTCCGATTCGCGCGCTGACAATCGTTCTGCCGACCGCCGATCGCGCCAATATTTGCCGCAGCGATTCGACTTCAGGTAGTTCCGGCATCTCGGTTTTTCAGACTTTGATTTTTGAAAGACTCACGCGCCCTGAATCAGGAACCTACTGCGTAGTTCACTTCCTAGCGCCCTCGCAAGCCTGACGAAATCGCCGACACCGAGCGTTTCCGCCCGCGCATCCGGCTTGATTCCCGCGGCTCCAAGCGCAGACGCGATCTTCTCTGCGTCCAGTGCAAGCCCGTGTGCGAGTGAATTGCGGATCGTTTTGCGCGGCGCCGAAAAGGACGCGCGCACCACGCTCAGCACCGCCTGCTCCTCATCCGCCGCGAACAGTTTCGATTCAGCTCGACGAGGCCTGAAGCGCAGCACTTCGGCGTTCACCTTCGGCCGCGGATGAAAGCTGCCCGCCGCGACGACAAAGTGAAGGTCGATCTCCCAATACATCGCGGTGTACACGCTGAGCGCCGAATATTGATCGTCGCCCGCGCGCGCGCGAATCCGCGCCGCAACCTCGCGCTGGAACATCAGCACCATCCGCGAAATCCGATTCGAAGTCTCCGACAGCCGGCGCAGAATCGCCGCTGCTACGTTGAACGGTAGATTGCCGATCACCTTGGTCATCGGCGTTGCGAAAATTTCCGCGGCGTCAGCTTCGAGGAAATCAGCGTTGATCACGCGCACGCTGCCGTCGCCGGCAAACTTGTCTCGCAGCCGCGATGCGAGCCGCGCATCGAGTTCGATCAATGTGAGCTGGCGATGCGGCCTCGCGGCGATCCTCTCCGTAAGGATTCCGAGCCCGGGCCCAATTTCGATTACGTCGTCGCTTGCTTCGAGTTCCGCCGCCGCGACGATT
This window encodes:
- the rsmA gene encoding 16S rRNA (adenine(1518)-N(6)/adenine(1519)-N(6))-dimethyltransferase RsmA, which translates into the protein MAASESSSRPRPALEAAGVRPSKSRGQNFLTSAAVAERIVAAAELEASDDVIEIGPGLGILTERIAARPHRQLTLIELDARLASRLRDKFAGDGSVRVINADFLEADAAEIFATPMTKVIGNLPFNVAAAILRRLSETSNRISRMVLMFQREVAARIRARAGDDQYSALSVYTAMYWEIDLHFVVAAGSFHPRPKVNAEVLRFRPRRAESKLFAADEEQAVLSVVRASFSAPRKTIRNSLAHGLALDAEKIASALGAAGIKPDARAETLGVGDFVRLARALGSELRSRFLIQGA